The genomic segment CGGTGAGGGCGAGGACGGCGGGGAACCGGGAGGCCGGCAGTTCCCGGCCGAGCCGGATGGCCCGCTCGGTCCGGGCCCAGTGGTCGACGGCCCGGACCGCCACCGCCCCACCGAGCAGCAGCAGCGCCACCGCGATCGCCTCCCGCAGGTGGCGGACCGGCATCGGCGGCAGGAACTGCACCACGGCCAGGCCGCCGGCGATCAGCGCCAGGCCGGTCCGCAGCCAGGCCAGGAAGGTGCGCTCGTTGGCCAGCGAGAACCGGTAGTCCGGGGTGGTCCCCACGTTGCGCAGCTCGGCCGGGTCGAACCACTGCCTGATCGCGCCGAACACGACAGCTCCCTACGTCTAGACTCCGTAGCCGTGCCGGAGCCGCTGACCGAAGACCAGACTATGGCCCTCAAGACCGCCGCGTTCGGGGCGGTCTACCTGGTGTCGAACGCCGACCCGGGGGTGGTCTCGCTGTTCCGGGAGAGCTTCGCCGCCTCGAACGCGATCGCCGGCTCGACGGGTCTGGTCCGCGACGCGCTCACCGACGGGCCGCTGCCCACCCTGCCCCGGGACTCGTCGGCCGAGGTGACCCGGACCGTGCTGGCCGGGCTGCGGGAGGCGGTGGCGATCCTGCGCGAGCGGGCGCCGGACGAGGTGGAGAACTACCGGTCGGTGGTGCTGGCCGCGGTCGACGAGGTGGCGAAGGCGTCCCGGGGGGTGCACCCGCGGGAGGCCGAGATGATCGACCGGGTCAGGAACTCGCTGGCCTGAACCGGTCGGCCGGCCAGAGGTCGCGGATGATCTCCCGGACGCAGTGGTGCCGCAGCCGGCCGCAGCTGCAGCGGTGGCCCTC from the Solwaraspora sp. WMMD1047 genome contains:
- a CDS encoding DUF202 domain-containing protein is translated as MFGAIRQWFDPAELRNVGTTPDYRFSLANERTFLAWLRTGLALIAGGLAVVQFLPPMPVRHLREAIAVALLLLGGAVAVRAVDHWARTERAIRLGRELPASRFPAVLALTVGLGALLLTGAVLLGAIGDR